ATCATTTAAGTTAATGTCTTCGCGGTTTTCCTGATTGTCTTGGCAAACATAATCAATGATGTCGTTCATATCCTTAATGTCATGCACTATGCCTTCTTTCCCCCATTATTGATCTACGAGCAACATTTCACTGACTAATCGAATACGGGTCAGTGGCGTGGGTAAATCGTGAGAAATATCAGCGTCAACAGTGCCCTGTCATCCTCTAGCTGTTTAATGCTTACCATATAAACCTGCGTTGCTATATTGTAATCGAGCTTAAAGTCGGCGAATTCAAACCAGAGCACACTGGCCAGCTAAACTTTTATTTAAACCGTGTTGATCAACAAATAAAAACTGAAAATGATGCACCCACAATTGGCTTGTTGCTCTGTAAGCATCGGAATAAAATAGTCGCTGGGTAAGCATTAAGGAACAATGCGAACCCCATCAGCATTGCCGAAAACTCTATCAGTGACAGGCTACCAAAAGAAATCGAAGAGCGATTACCAGCCATAGAGCAGTAGGTCGATCATTTTGCTTCGAATATCAACGAAAAGTAAGATTTGTTTAGCCAAAACAATTTTTAGCGTTAACGACCGGATAGCCCTCGAGAAACGGCCATTTAGAATTTGTTGACTCTACGATGGCAATAGCCGCCATAATGTAGCTTCTTACGAAACATCCCAACGTCATTCTTGCCTTAGCAAGGATGACGTTGGGATGTTTCAAAAACCGAGCGTATATCAAGGGCTGCAAACTGCCCTTTGCTTACTGTCAATGTACTGTTTTGAAAAGTCCGCTTTATAAATGGTCAAATAATATTGAGGCCGAAATGGCGGGAATTGGCACAAAACCGCCCAAATGTCCGTTTATTAAGTATACGAGTTACAAACATTGAAACTGGCGAAAAGAGCAATCAATGTTGTCTTAATCTGCACTGCTAAAAGTAAAAATTATACACGCCGTTAATTATTTTGTGATCGTAAACACAAGCAATACATATTATTGTTGTAGTTAAGCTTAATATTTTATTAGATAGGTAAATGTTTATGAGCGCTCCAGTTCAGAATGACGATCAGTCAGCACAAATCATTCCCCAAGAAGCTTTCGATTGGTACGATCAATATGCCCACGGAATAATAGACCGACGTACATTCTTATCTCGACTGGGATCCCTTGCTGCGATGGGTTTTAGTATGTCGGTGCTATCCTCGGCGTTGTTGCCCAACTATGCCTTGGCAGAACAAGTTTCATTTAACGACCCTGATATTAAAGCAACCTACTTGAACTTTCCCTCGGAAAAGGGGCATGGAGACGGCAGAGGTTACTTGGTTACTCCCAGTGAGATGTCTGCTAAAGCACCACTAATTTTAGTCGTACACGAAAATAGAGGCCTTAATCCCTACATCAAAGATGTTACCCGACGCGCAGCAAAAACCGGATTTATCGCGTTTGCGCCAGATGCATTGCACCCACTTGGAGGCTATCCAGGTAATGATGATCAAGGTAGAGACATGCAGCGCTCGATGGACCGGGCGAAAATTGAGCAAGACTTCATTGCGGCGGCAAAATTTTTACAAGCCCATCCATCTGGTAATGGCAAGCTTGGCGCTGTCGGTTTTTGTTTCGGCGGTTACATAGTCAATATGCTAGCCGCATCGATACCTGATGTTATAAGTGCGGGCGTCCCTTTTTATGGCACGCCAGCCACAAAAGAACTGCGCAAAAATATCAAAGCGCCACTGTTAGTCCAGCTCGCAGAATTGGATAAAAGAGTTAATGCGAGCTGGCCTGAGTACGAACAGGATTTAAAAGACAATCACGTCGACTACACTATGCACATGTACCAGAATGCAAATCACGGTTTTCATAACGACTCTACTGGCCGTTATGACCCAGAAGCAGCAGAATTAGCTTGGCAACGGACAGTGAGTTTTTTCAATCAACATTTGCGATAAATGATCTGTGCTGAAGGTGGTGAATGAAATCATCACCTAATCTCGCTGTAGCGCTAGTACTAAGGATGTCCTTGATGCCAAATTTACTCCAATCCTACCCTCCCCGTTAACTACCTTCATAGTCATATCAGCTTCTGTGAGTAAATCTGTTAGCTGATACTGTCCGTCTGCTAATTGCCATTTTGCAATAAGCTGCTCGGGGATCAGCAAGTCAAATTCTGCACTCTTGTCTGAATCAAAACTGCTCAACACTATTAATTGTTGCTGCTCATTCCACCTAGCAAAAGAGAAATGCTTGCTACTGTAGTTACTCTGACCCCATCGATTGGCGGAGTGTAAACTGGCATAATGCCCTTGCATGGCAGGAAGTGAGGCGGATAAGTTAAGTAATTTTCGATAGTATTCACGCAAAGCTTTTTGTTGCTCGCTTAACTGTCCTGAATCAAACTTGCCATTATTCATCCAAGCTTGATGCGCTGGCACGCCAATGTAATCAAAAATACTGGTCCGAGAGGGTTTGCCGAACCCTGCAAGTTCACTGCCGTCCTCGCCCACTTCCTGTCCAAAATATAACATAGTAGGAGAACGGCTAATGAGTGCAGAAACCACCATTGCAGGTAATCCCCATTGGGCGTCACCAGCAAATTCAGGACTGGCTATACGCTGTTCGTCATGATTTTCCAGAAAATGCAGCATATGCTGTTCAATATCCGCCATTGAGGCTTGGATAAGCTCCAGCTCATCAGTGCCAGCTTGTTGTTGCATGACCTTTTTCAGACTGTCGTAAAATTCTACTTTATCGTATAGATAATCCATTTTACCCAGCTGAATGTAATCTCGGTATAATTGCGGGTTGTACACTTCAGCTAAAATGAAGGCTTGTGGATTTTTTGTTTTAATCGATGAATTGAGATAACTCCAAAATTCTACCGGTACCATTTCAGCCATATCATAACGAAAACCATCTATGCCTTTGTCTAACCAGTAGTGGGCTATATGTTCGAATTTAAGCCATGAATCAGGTACTGATTTATCAGCCCAGAATTCATAATGCGCAATATAATCTTTGTCTTTATAAGCACGGGGTAAACGGGGAAAGTCGAGCTCACCGTTGGGCTGTACACCATAATTTATTTTGACAGTTTCATACCAATCATTTGCATCCGGCTGAGGCAGCCTCGAGCCATTGCCCGTCCATTTGGCCGGGGATTCATGAAACTTACCGTCGGCTAGCCGCATACTGTCGTCAGCAGGAAGTTGACTGTCTAATGACAGTTCAGGCACTTGAAAGTCGTTTTCTGGAATATAGTAGAAGTTATTGTCGCGGGAATACGCCAAGCTCGGATCATCGTTTTCACCAAAGTCAGTGATACCAGCAGGTTTGTCAATAGATTGATAATTACGGGCGACATGATTGGGCACTATATCAATGATGACTTTCATACCCTGTTGATGGGTGCGTTGAATCAACTGTTCGAATTCTGCCAGTCGGTTTGCTGGGTCATTGGCTAAATCAGGATTGACCGAATAATAATCTTTTACCGCATAGGGCGAGCCGGCTCTACCTTTGACCACATCTGGATCATCTATCGAGATACCGTAATCGGAATAGTCGGCTATCACAGCATGATGAGGAACGCCGGTGTACCAGATATGTGTCACACCAAGCTCACGAATGCCTTGCAGTGCAGCGGGGCTGAAATCGTCAAACTTACCGACACCATTTTCAGCGGCGGTTCCCCAAGGCTTATTTAAGGTCTGGGTATTACCAAACAAACGAGTAAAAACTTGATAGACCACAGGTTTGCCCAGCGCTTGGGAGTCCTGCATAGTTTCCCCCTCAATGGTGGTTTGACAACCTAATAATAAGGTAATGCATAAATAGCCTGTTAATCGATATTTCGACATGGATTAATCAACTTGTTAACACTGTACATGATAAGTAAATATTAACGGCTTAACGGTTCATTAACATCCCATCTGCATACGTATTCAGCGCTATCTTGTTCCGTTTATACAATCATTTTAGTTGATTCAAATTGCTCTGATGAGAACTAAAGTTCAATGCGCAACGGTAATTGAATTGCTCAATGCTTTTTTCCAGATACATATCACCTTGGCGAGGCTGCTTGGCTGCTAGTGGTGGAAATGCACCATAACCCGCCAGTAAACAATGCCAGGAAATGGTATCAAAATGACTGCTGATTTGCTGACGATTGATTTCCGTTTGTAAATCTTCACGCTGATACCACACATGTAAAATATTTAGCAACGAATCGGATAAATTTTCATTATTTCGATTCACTCGCCAGTATTCACTATCATCCCGAGTATTCAATTTATAATGCGCTACGACATAGTCCCTTACCCGTTCAAAGCGTTCAGAGATTTGTTGGTTGTATTTTTGTTGGTGTTGAGCGGTAAATTTGCCGCTTTCAAATTCAGTAATGAAGGTTTCAATACATACTTGTACCAAATGCAATGCCGTTGCTTCCAAAGGCTCAATAAAACCTTGAGACAAGCCAAGTCCAATGCAGTTTTTAACCCAATGCTGCTCTAATTGACCGACACGCATCTTTAAGTGTCGACAGGCCTGGGGATCATCAAGGGTTTGCAAGTGTAGACGTAATTCTTGCTCGGCTTGGTCTGAACTAATAAAATCAGAGCTATAAACGTAACCATTTCCGTAGCGATTAGTTAAGGGGATTTTCCAAGCCCAACCATTGGTCAAGGCGGTAGCAATAGTTTCAGCCGGGATGACTTGTTTTATTGGAGTCGGCATCACCACAGCGGCGTCGTTGAATAAGTTTTCTTTGTAGCTTTGGAACTTAACCCCCAGAGTCCGTTGCATTAATACCGCGGCAAAGCCGCTACAATCAACAAATAAGTCTCCGTCGATATGTGCCCCAGATTCACATTGCAATCGGGCTATGTCACCGTTGTCGTGTGTCTCAACTGAGGTAACGATTTCTTGCCGATGGATAACCCCAAGTTTTTGTCCATGTTCAGCTAAAAACTGACCAAGTAGATGGGAATCAAAATGATAGCCATACTCCATCTCAAAGGGAAAGTTTTCTGGCGCTAGCGGGCCTTTGTTTTGCTTTGCCAACCACCCGTTCAAGAGAAAATCTTCAGGTACCACATGGGTATCTAAGCCCAACCTACGAGTGCGACAATTAAGGTAAAAGTCCCGCTTCGTGAAGGTATCGGTTTGACACACAAAGGGGTGACTATATTGTGCGATTCCAGACGCAGGGCTCCAACCAGCAAAACGAATGTTAACCTTATAAGTAGCATTGCATCTTGGCATCCAGTCAGATTCAGCGATATTAAGCTGTTGGAAAAAGTGCTTCAAAGAAGGGGTTGAGCCCTCCCCTACACCCACAATGCCAATATCAGGTGATTCAACTAGGGTAATCTGAATGTTCTGCTGGCGCCATTGGTTGGCAAAAAGGTTGGCAGCCATCCATCCGGCTGTACCGCCACCTAAAATCACAATCTTAAAAGGTTTATTCACTTTTCACCTTAACTACACTGATTAGTTTTTATGCTTTGCATAATGCTTATTAATCAATAATACACGGACAGACAAAAAAAAGACCCCTAAAGTCTCACAACTTTAGAGGTCTAGACGATATAACGGGCGTTATTTAGTAAAACGAGTAATTAAAGTTCAGCATATAAGAAGGACCAAATTGACGACGGGTGGTCACGATGCCATCGTCATTGACGGTTTCCTCATCTACGTCGGTCAGATTGGTGCCTTGTAGCGATACACGCAAACCCTGCAAATAATCATTGTCATGGTTTTCAAAGTCATAACTGATTTGGGCATCTAATAAAGTTACACCATTTCGTGTCGCCGTCTCTATTTTGTTAGAGCCGCCACGTTGATAGGTACTGAACTCTGAACGATCTGTTCCGGCAACTCGAACCTCAAAACCACCTTTAGCGTAATAGGCCGTTAGTGAATAGGTTCGGTCTGATTGTCCTGGAATGCTGGTACCATCTTCTAGCTCTGCATCAATTAAGGTCGCAGAAGCGGCAACACCAAAACCTTCCAGCTCATCAGCAAACATACTAAAGGGTACATTCGCCGTTAGCTCTAATCCTTTCACTGTTCCCGTTAAACCATCTTCGAAATACGAGAAAGTGCCGTAATCTGGTGGCGTAATCAAATCGCCCGCCGCATAAAACACTTTTGCGGGGCCGTATTCGCCATCTTCAGTTGCTACACGGTCATGGAATCCAGCAATGAAGTAGTCCGCACCGTCATTAGTTTCATCGCTGCGAAAGTTAATAGGTAAGTTGCCGTCTCGAGTCCAGTTGACTAAGTCTTTATAAAAGACCGCGGCCGATACATAGCCTTCATCATCAAAATAGTTCTCAAATGATACGTCAAAATTATTAGCTTCAAGAGGTTTAAGTAATGGGTTACCCGCAAACTTAGACCAAGGCGAGCCATACTGATCAACCGCAGCTTGGCTATTAGGAATAGCAATTAAATCAATGTTCTGGTCAAATTTCACAAAACCAGATGCCTTCATTTGGTCAATACGGGCTCGGCTGATAGTTTTATTTGCCGCAAAGCGTACAAATTTATTATCAGCTACTTCCATGCTGACGTTTAAGCTTGGTAATACATGGCTATAATCGGTGCTGACAAATTTTATACAGTCTGCATCTATTTGTTGGTCACCATTTGCATCACAAACCGCAAAGTTAGCACCTACCACCCCCGTATATCCAGATGAAGATTGGTCAGTTTGCACATACTGTAAGCCGATATTACCCATAACCGGAAGACCGCCCAGCTCAGTGTTAAAATCTACTTTAGCGTAGACTGTGGTTATTTCTTCCTCAACGATATAGGTGTCGCCTAAACGGTCAGGTTCGAGTAAGCCAGCATCATTCAAGGTATATTCGCCGTCTTCATAAGGGGCAAAACCATCATAGGCAACCACATAACCCATTCCAGCCCAGGTTAAATCTGCCAAGCCGTTATAAAGGTATTGTTGCGGTATAGCGCTAGATGAAGGATAAGAAGATGCTGTGGCAAAGAAGCCTTTATTTTCTTTATCTTTGTATCTGTCACTGTAATTCACACCCGCGGTGACTTTGGTAAATACATCACCGTCTAGCAAGCCCACAACCTCAAACTTATAGGTCGTTAACTCTTCGCTAAAATCGGCATAGTTTAAGAAACCATCCTGTGCATTAAGGTAGGTGTATGGCGAGCCGTTAGCGGTTAATTCAGTACTGGTAAATTGATCTGCCAAATTGGCTAAACCACCGCCCCATTCT
Above is a window of Aliiglaciecola sp. LCG003 DNA encoding:
- a CDS encoding tryptophan halogenase family protein, whose protein sequence is MNKPFKIVILGGGTAGWMAANLFANQWRQQNIQITLVESPDIGIVGVGEGSTPSLKHFFQQLNIAESDWMPRCNATYKVNIRFAGWSPASGIAQYSHPFVCQTDTFTKRDFYLNCRTRRLGLDTHVVPEDFLLNGWLAKQNKGPLAPENFPFEMEYGYHFDSHLLGQFLAEHGQKLGVIHRQEIVTSVETHDNGDIARLQCESGAHIDGDLFVDCSGFAAVLMQRTLGVKFQSYKENLFNDAAVVMPTPIKQVIPAETIATALTNGWAWKIPLTNRYGNGYVYSSDFISSDQAEQELRLHLQTLDDPQACRHLKMRVGQLEQHWVKNCIGLGLSQGFIEPLEATALHLVQVCIETFITEFESGKFTAQHQQKYNQQISERFERVRDYVVAHYKLNTRDDSEYWRVNRNNENLSDSLLNILHVWYQREDLQTEINRQQISSHFDTISWHCLLAGYGAFPPLAAKQPRQGDMYLEKSIEQFNYRCALNFSSHQSNLNQLK
- a CDS encoding PDDEXK nuclease domain-containing protein, with the translated sequence MRCYIVIELKVGEFKPEHTGQLNFYLNRVDQQIKTENDAPTIGLLLCKHRNKIVAG
- a CDS encoding dienelactone hydrolase family protein, translated to MSAPVQNDDQSAQIIPQEAFDWYDQYAHGIIDRRTFLSRLGSLAAMGFSMSVLSSALLPNYALAEQVSFNDPDIKATYLNFPSEKGHGDGRGYLVTPSEMSAKAPLILVVHENRGLNPYIKDVTRRAAKTGFIAFAPDALHPLGGYPGNDDQGRDMQRSMDRAKIEQDFIAAAKFLQAHPSGNGKLGAVGFCFGGYIVNMLAASIPDVISAGVPFYGTPATKELRKNIKAPLLVQLAELDKRVNASWPEYEQDLKDNHVDYTMHMYQNANHGFHNDSTGRYDPEAAELAWQRTVSFFNQHLR
- a CDS encoding alpha-amylase family protein, coding for MSKYRLTGYLCITLLLGCQTTIEGETMQDSQALGKPVVYQVFTRLFGNTQTLNKPWGTAAENGVGKFDDFSPAALQGIRELGVTHIWYTGVPHHAVIADYSDYGISIDDPDVVKGRAGSPYAVKDYYSVNPDLANDPANRLAEFEQLIQRTHQQGMKVIIDIVPNHVARNYQSIDKPAGITDFGENDDPSLAYSRDNNFYYIPENDFQVPELSLDSQLPADDSMRLADGKFHESPAKWTGNGSRLPQPDANDWYETVKINYGVQPNGELDFPRLPRAYKDKDYIAHYEFWADKSVPDSWLKFEHIAHYWLDKGIDGFRYDMAEMVPVEFWSYLNSSIKTKNPQAFILAEVYNPQLYRDYIQLGKMDYLYDKVEFYDSLKKVMQQQAGTDELELIQASMADIEQHMLHFLENHDEQRIASPEFAGDAQWGLPAMVVSALISRSPTMLYFGQEVGEDGSELAGFGKPSRTSIFDYIGVPAHQAWMNNGKFDSGQLSEQQKALREYYRKLLNLSASLPAMQGHYASLHSANRWGQSNYSSKHFSFARWNEQQQLIVLSSFDSDKSAEFDLLIPEQLIAKWQLADGQYQLTDLLTEADMTMKVVNGEGRIGVNLASRTSLVLALQRD
- a CDS encoding TonB-dependent receptor, translated to MKHTHLFKPALLSLAVSTAMFSHHSSAQETAAQDNSVEVISVKGIRGSLIRAQAVKMENSSIVEAISAEDIGKLPDSSIAESLARLPGMAGERVGGRTSGISVRGFKEDFTGTSLNGRELIGIGDNRGVEYDLYPSEIMTGATIYKTADAGLMVQGIGGTVDLQTVRPLQAQETLTVNGNYELSGRDSDNPEFDNKGHRLSLSFVEKFADDTVGLAVALATTESPNNQRKYGVWGYNTNDEGQVTPSGLDSQAISTVLERDTISVVLQFQPTDNLDIIVDALDISYSDSGVIRGFIEPFSAGAMTGTGTNTTGTQIEANPVLRTDPSQKDGDLQVFGLNVEYHVNDNWSVELDVANSESTKRDLRGESYAGLARSGALTSDQLGTRDFVMSSDGIYFTGSTGLDAFSDPNALQLTGPQEWGGGLANLADQFTSTELTANGSPYTYLNAQDGFLNYADFSEELTTYKFEVVGLLDGDVFTKVTAGVNYSDRYKDKENKGFFATASSYPSSSAIPQQYLYNGLADLTWAGMGYVVAYDGFAPYEDGEYTLNDAGLLEPDRLGDTYIVEEEITTVYAKVDFNTELGGLPVMGNIGLQYVQTDQSSSGYTGVVGANFAVCDANGDQQIDADCIKFVSTDYSHVLPSLNVSMEVADNKFVRFAANKTISRARIDQMKASGFVKFDQNIDLIAIPNSQAAVDQYGSPWSKFAGNPLLKPLEANNFDVSFENYFDDEGYVSAAVFYKDLVNWTRDGNLPINFRSDETNDGADYFIAGFHDRVATEDGEYGPAKVFYAAGDLITPPDYGTFSYFEDGLTGTVKGLELTANVPFSMFADELEGFGVAASATLIDAELEDGTSIPGQSDRTYSLTAYYAKGGFEVRVAGTDRSEFSTYQRGGSNKIETATRNGVTLLDAQISYDFENHDNDYLQGLRVSLQGTNLTDVDEETVNDDGIVTTRRQFGPSYMLNFNYSFY